From a region of the Neobacillus niacini genome:
- the efeO gene encoding iron uptake system protein EfeO, giving the protein MKLLKVSGSLLLSSSLLFGCTNSDENSAKETVKDTKNITSDSLSGVTDEYRKYAIGEIEEFVKATEAFTTAVKNGDVDNAKALYATSRVHYERAEPIAEVFGDLDPKIDAREGDVLEAEWGGYHRIEKGLWVENTTTGYEQYAEQLMKDVNLLRAKVDTVEVTPDLLITGAVDLLNEVSTSKVTGEEDRYSHTDLFDFAANVEGADKIFQLLNPALKEKNEDLSTEIQTRFDTVFSLLNKHKIDGGYKIYTDLSEAEVKELSQAIDALAEPLSQIGIVTEAL; this is encoded by the coding sequence ATGAAATTATTAAAAGTTTCAGGAAGTTTGTTATTGTCTAGCAGTCTATTATTTGGTTGTACTAATTCAGATGAAAACTCAGCTAAAGAGACGGTAAAAGACACAAAGAATATTACATCTGATTCGCTCTCTGGAGTAACGGATGAATACCGAAAGTATGCTATAGGAGAAATTGAAGAATTTGTAAAGGCAACGGAGGCATTTACAACAGCAGTTAAAAATGGGGATGTTGATAATGCTAAAGCACTATATGCCACCTCTAGAGTGCACTATGAGCGTGCAGAACCGATAGCCGAAGTATTTGGAGATCTTGATCCGAAAATCGATGCGCGCGAAGGAGATGTCCTAGAGGCTGAGTGGGGAGGCTACCACCGTATTGAAAAAGGGTTATGGGTCGAAAACACAACTACTGGTTATGAACAATATGCCGAGCAGTTGATGAAGGATGTAAATCTTTTACGAGCAAAGGTAGATACAGTCGAAGTCACGCCTGACCTATTAATTACAGGTGCGGTAGACCTCTTAAATGAGGTATCCACTTCAAAAGTAACGGGGGAAGAGGATCGCTATTCTCATACTGATTTATTTGATTTTGCTGCAAATGTAGAAGGTGCAGATAAGATTTTTCAGCTTTTAAATCCTGCTTTAAAGGAAAAGAATGAGGACCTTTCTACGGAAATTCAAACCCGCTTTGATACGGTTTTTAGCTTATTAAATAAACATAAAATCGATGGAGGATACAAGATTTATACGGATTTGTCAGAAGCTGAGGTAAAGGAACTTAGTCAGGCCATTGATGCGCTTGCAGAACCACTCTCTCAAATCGGAATTGTAACGGAGGCATTATAG
- a CDS encoding oligosaccharide flippase family protein has translation MAIFYKGILFLALSAFLGEGVEFLVNLILAKELGKHGLGLYMSILPSIYLLVLLSSFELPVSISKFVAEKEDRFHRNILYHAITITIIFTSILLVVAMVLIPFISVFDGYHPYTRWLIILLVPVISFTSVARGYFMGRHQMGKIAIANFIRKSIQLVLLFLLFRFFQFDSEASVLIAIASFIGSEIAVFLYLCYTLIIQFQQLKRMPFSNLNRKAVRKNLMAVSVPTTGLRLFSALTGAIQPFLIKAALVRSGLSETIATEHFGMLMGVAASIGFFPAFIAHSLMTVLIPAVSKTYSNRDYSTLQKMLSQVMMLTFLYGVPAVVVFYVFAPQLTSIFFESSTAASYLQMLWPFFLFHFFVMPMQAFLIGLGLIKETFIHGIWSTIVSFAIIIVLSSRPEWRMDGVIIAMNTSSVLLALMHYLSICKSIGVSIFMKGIIQKNN, from the coding sequence ATGGCCATCTTTTACAAAGGAATATTATTTTTAGCCCTATCCGCTTTTTTAGGGGAAGGTGTAGAGTTCTTAGTTAATTTAATTCTAGCAAAAGAATTGGGCAAGCATGGATTAGGTTTATATATGTCGATCCTTCCATCTATTTATTTACTCGTCCTCTTATCAAGCTTTGAACTGCCGGTTTCCATATCAAAGTTCGTTGCTGAAAAAGAAGATAGGTTTCATCGAAATATCCTTTATCATGCCATTACGATTACCATTATATTTACGAGTATCCTCTTGGTGGTCGCTATGGTACTTATTCCATTTATTTCAGTTTTTGATGGATACCATCCTTATACTCGATGGCTCATTATTCTGCTAGTACCTGTCATTTCTTTTACCTCAGTAGCACGGGGGTATTTTATGGGCAGGCACCAGATGGGAAAAATTGCTATTGCTAATTTCATAAGAAAATCAATACAGCTAGTGTTATTATTTCTGTTATTTCGTTTCTTCCAATTTGACTCAGAAGCCTCGGTACTCATTGCAATTGCTTCATTTATTGGCAGTGAAATTGCTGTGTTTCTTTATTTATGCTATACATTAATCATTCAATTTCAGCAGCTTAAACGAATGCCCTTTTCCAATTTAAATCGTAAAGCTGTTCGGAAAAATTTAATGGCTGTCTCAGTACCAACGACAGGGTTACGATTATTCTCCGCTTTGACAGGTGCGATACAACCCTTCTTAATAAAGGCGGCATTGGTTCGGTCTGGACTGTCGGAAACCATTGCGACTGAGCACTTTGGCATGCTAATGGGAGTTGCCGCGTCAATTGGGTTTTTTCCGGCGTTCATTGCTCATTCTTTAATGACTGTTTTAATACCGGCTGTCTCGAAAACGTATTCGAATAGAGATTACTCAACATTGCAAAAAATGCTTTCACAAGTAATGATGCTTACATTTCTTTATGGGGTGCCAGCCGTGGTTGTTTTCTATGTTTTTGCCCCGCAGCTTACTTCGATATTCTTTGAATCTTCAACTGCCGCTAGTTATTTACAAATGCTCTGGCCGTTTTTTCTATTCCATTTTTTTGTGATGCCAATGCAAGCATTTTTAATTGGCTTAGGACTTATAAAGGAAACATTTATTCATGGTATTTGGTCAACAATTGTCTCTTTTGCCATCATCATTGTCCTATCATCACGCCCTGAATGGAGGATGGACGGTGTAATTATCGCTATGAATACGAGTTCAGTTTTATTGGCATTGATGCATTATTTGAGCATTTGTAAAAGTATTGGTGTTTCGATTTTTATGAAAGGTATTATACAGAAAAATAATTAA
- the efeB gene encoding iron uptake transporter deferrochelatase/peroxidase subunit has protein sequence MSKKEYFIEEESLGVKKVSRRDILKTAGVGGVGILIGASGIGSMLSIKEGKASSAKDVVSFYGKHQSGITTKPQNHVYFATLDVTTSSKEDLITLFKEWTHAAASMSEGKPIGELTSNEFLPPKDTGEAEGLSASNLTITFGVGPSLFVKDNQDRFGLKLKQPMELVDLPAFSLDALEEEWTGGDLCIQACADDMQVAFHAVRNLIRIARGKAVLRWAQPGFQRTKQADAKEGTPRNLFGFKDGTVNPDVKSEKQMNEHVWVQPGDGPNWLQNGSYLVVRRIQMFIEVWDRTNLKEQENTFGRYRDTGAPFGQKNEFDKLDIHHKQPNGEDTIPVDSHVRLSHGDGSQQILRRGYSYSNGMDLKTGSFDAGLLFLSFQRSPSKQFIPIQKRLSSMDKLNEYISHRGSALFACLPGTKNGGFIGETLFT, from the coding sequence ATGTCTAAGAAGGAGTACTTCATTGAAGAGGAATCTCTTGGCGTAAAGAAAGTTTCACGTAGGGATATTTTGAAAACTGCTGGAGTTGGCGGTGTTGGGATTTTAATTGGTGCATCCGGAATAGGAAGCATGTTGTCTATTAAAGAAGGAAAGGCCTCAAGCGCAAAGGATGTTGTTTCATTTTATGGTAAGCATCAAAGTGGAATTACGACAAAACCACAAAACCATGTTTATTTTGCTACCTTAGATGTGACAACTTCTAGTAAAGAAGATTTAATAACGCTTTTCAAAGAATGGACGCATGCCGCAGCATCAATGTCTGAGGGCAAACCAATCGGAGAATTAACTAGTAACGAATTTCTTCCGCCAAAAGATACGGGAGAGGCGGAAGGATTATCTGCCTCTAATTTAACGATTACTTTCGGAGTCGGCCCAAGTCTTTTTGTAAAGGACAACCAAGACCGCTTTGGCTTAAAACTTAAGCAGCCTATGGAATTAGTAGACCTTCCCGCATTTTCATTAGATGCATTAGAAGAGGAATGGACTGGTGGAGATTTATGTATTCAAGCTTGTGCGGACGATATGCAAGTGGCATTTCATGCCGTAAGAAACCTAATTCGAATTGCTAGGGGAAAGGCTGTTTTAAGATGGGCACAGCCAGGATTTCAGCGAACGAAGCAGGCAGATGCAAAAGAAGGAACACCTAGGAACCTGTTTGGTTTCAAGGATGGAACGGTCAACCCTGATGTAAAAAGTGAAAAACAGATGAATGAACATGTTTGGGTTCAGCCAGGTGATGGACCGAATTGGCTTCAGAACGGCAGTTATCTTGTTGTACGAAGAATCCAAATGTTTATTGAAGTCTGGGATCGTACCAATCTAAAAGAACAAGAAAATACTTTTGGAAGATATCGTGACACTGGTGCACCTTTTGGACAAAAAAATGAATTTGATAAACTTGATATTCATCACAAACAACCAAACGGAGAAGATACGATCCCTGTGGATTCGCATGTTCGGCTGTCACATGGAGATGGATCGCAGCAAATTCTCCGCAGGGGGTATTCTTACTCAAATGGTATGGATTTGAAGACCGGGAGCTTTGATGCAGGTCTGCTTTTCTTAAGTTTCCAACGTTCACCAAGTAAACAATTCATTCCAATCCAAAAGAGACTTTCAAGTATGGATAAGTTGAATGAATATATTTCACATCGAGGCAGCGCCCTTTTCGCCTGTTTACCAGGAACGAAAAATGGAGGTTTTATAGGAGAGACACTATTTACGTAA
- the safA gene encoding SafA/ExsA family spore coat assembly protein produces the protein MKKSFWISLLFLLSLFFIPNVSFAQQVYTVQPGDTLWKIAVRYQVGISEIISANPQFKNPNLIYPGNKVTIPSYDATKNIESQVVQLTNQERAKNGLKALTPDWELSRVARYKSVDMRDKNYFSHTSPTYGSPFTMMKNFGISYRAAGENIAAGQTTAQEVVRAWMNSPGHRANILSGNYTHIGVGYAQGGSQRHYWTQMFISK, from the coding sequence ATGAAAAAATCATTTTGGATAAGTTTACTGTTTTTACTATCACTTTTTTTTATTCCAAATGTGTCGTTTGCCCAGCAAGTGTACACCGTTCAACCAGGGGACACACTTTGGAAAATTGCAGTTCGATACCAAGTTGGCATCTCTGAAATCATCTCAGCGAATCCCCAATTTAAGAACCCTAACCTGATTTACCCAGGGAATAAGGTTACAATTCCTAGTTATGATGCCACCAAAAATATTGAAAGCCAGGTCGTTCAATTAACGAATCAAGAACGAGCCAAAAACGGTTTAAAAGCATTAACTCCAGACTGGGAGCTTTCCAGAGTAGCGCGTTATAAATCCGTGGACATGAGGGATAAAAACTATTTCAGTCACACTAGTCCGACATACGGCAGTCCATTTACCATGATGAAGAACTTTGGAATTTCTTATCGCGCTGCAGGTGAAAATATAGCAGCAGGGCAAACAACTGCACAGGAAGTTGTCCGAGCATGGATGAATAGCCCAGGTCACCGTGCCAATATATTGAGCGGTAATTATACTCATATTGGTGTTGGATACGCACAAGGCGGATCGCAAAGACATTATTGGACACAAATGTTTATATCTAAATAA
- a CDS encoding flagellar basal body rod protein — translation MKKFGLLIAGGIAAMILLSSIGPMVGLLVGLAALYFIFKQFLKAESTGGKIVLGIIGFFVLMASIHNAPAIIGVVAAYVLYLVYKNWNSTKKTVVKEESDPFVNFEKQWNELNKN, via the coding sequence ATGAAAAAGTTTGGGTTACTTATAGCTGGCGGAATAGCAGCAATGATTTTACTTTCATCAATAGGTCCGATGGTAGGATTACTGGTTGGTCTTGCTGCGCTGTACTTCATTTTCAAACAGTTCTTAAAGGCTGAATCGACCGGAGGTAAAATTGTTCTCGGGATAATCGGTTTTTTTGTCCTAATGGCTTCTATTCATAACGCTCCTGCTATTATTGGTGTTGTTGCTGCCTATGTACTTTATCTGGTTTATAAAAACTGGAATAGCACTAAAAAGACTGTTGTAAAAGAGGAGTCTGACCCTTTTGTAAATTTCGAAAAACAATGGAATGAATTAAATAAAAACTAA
- a CDS encoding sensor histidine kinase produces MSTIQRQVVWNIASSIMIAIVVAAAFIIVFPISDWSELWNRQFMDIPFIIFIPAFSIATGILLGVFSGIYWRRQFQGVEHSLHQLEQGKQISPDEKQTISEMQSIAEQIDRIGRQMSEQAKLSQRLATEKVEDQEARIQEIIEQERNRLARELHDSVSQQLFAASMMMSAINTTRQSANEEDREAKQLKMVEGMIHQSQLEMRALLLHLRPVALKNKTLEEGIEELLIELSQKVTMEIKWKVEAFPLDKGIEDHLFRILQESVSNTLRHSKANKLEVLLIKRDDLVILRIVDDGVGFEVDNMKAGSYGMQNMHERALEVGGTLKVISVKSKGTRLEVKVPVMKNGDGVND; encoded by the coding sequence ATGAGCACAATCCAAAGGCAGGTTGTATGGAATATCGCTTCTTCAATCATGATTGCTATCGTTGTTGCCGCTGCCTTTATCATTGTTTTTCCGATTTCAGACTGGTCTGAACTTTGGAACCGGCAATTTATGGATATCCCATTTATCATATTTATTCCGGCATTCAGCATTGCTACTGGTATACTATTGGGCGTTTTTTCAGGTATATACTGGAGAAGACAGTTTCAGGGTGTCGAGCATTCATTGCACCAGTTAGAGCAAGGGAAGCAAATTAGTCCTGACGAAAAGCAAACCATATCGGAAATGCAGAGTATAGCGGAACAAATTGATAGAATCGGCAGGCAAATGTCGGAACAAGCCAAGCTATCACAACGATTGGCTACAGAAAAAGTAGAAGACCAGGAAGCGAGGATTCAAGAAATAATTGAACAGGAACGAAACCGCCTCGCCCGTGAATTACATGATTCCGTAAGTCAGCAATTATTTGCAGCTTCGATGATGATGTCCGCCATCAATACAACTCGGCAGAGTGCAAATGAAGAGGATAGGGAAGCTAAACAGTTGAAAATGGTGGAGGGAATGATTCACCAATCACAACTTGAAATGCGTGCCCTGCTTCTTCATTTGCGTCCAGTTGCGTTAAAAAATAAAACGCTTGAAGAAGGAATTGAAGAGTTATTAATCGAATTATCACAGAAAGTAACAATGGAAATTAAGTGGAAAGTAGAAGCATTTCCACTTGATAAAGGTATTGAGGATCATCTTTTCCGTATCCTCCAGGAGTCTGTATCCAATACACTTCGGCATTCTAAAGCGAACAAACTTGAGGTTTTATTGATAAAGCGGGATGACCTTGTCATTTTAAGAATTGTCGATGACGGGGTAGGTTTTGAAGTTGATAACATGAAGGCTGGATCATATGGAATGCAGAATATGCATGAGAGGGCACTAGAAGTTGGCGGCACTTTAAAGGTAATTAGTGTAAAGAGCAAAGGTACAAGGCTTGAAGTGAAGGTACCTGTTATGAAAAATGGAGATGGTGTAAATGATTAG
- a CDS encoding FTR1 family iron permease has product MQMSWKPFILFLSLFIFFQTAHHVAAAENHDELFVLLGDSLMKVKSGDQETVSTNIEQFSKEWIKIKNATSEQAKSVDQDLEKVQSLLAKRKVEKEILSSSLSALSSSLVKYDTEQNPVDRTKQTVQVEKLLPLLEKLKESILDGDAANIKIQYQTLMDQWNASEKIVHDASIASYGNIERYTALIRISITQNPVDLKKAETNVDKLTQEVENFLDGKFSKQVKGDFSLTDVSTLLKKAEEEIANKDYKGSTQDLDEILNIWPMVEGEVQTRDSKLYSEIETKIPTAISILSSDRVNGPKALAIVKDLNTKLEPLITKTNYSFWDSALILLREGLEGLLIIATLLAFLKKMGQSSQQKWIWIGVAGGILASALLAVLINIIFSKITAASSREYIEGIIGILAVVMMISVGAWLHKKSSIENWNKYVKQQMQQAIAKGSIFSFAVISFLSVFREGAETIIFYTGITPYISVQQLVIGIVLAVIILAILGFGIIYYSVKIPTHVFFKVATFVIYFLAFKMLGISIHALQVSKVFSTSTVINFPFVDWMGLYPTWETTLPQLLLVVVIFIMTWVVRKQTITSHV; this is encoded by the coding sequence ATGCAAATGTCATGGAAGCCCTTCATATTATTTTTATCTTTATTCATTTTTTTTCAAACTGCACACCATGTTGCGGCAGCAGAAAATCATGACGAGCTGTTTGTCTTACTTGGCGATAGTTTAATGAAAGTAAAATCAGGCGATCAGGAAACGGTTTCGACTAACATTGAACAGTTTTCTAAAGAATGGATAAAAATTAAGAATGCTACTAGTGAACAGGCAAAATCGGTTGATCAAGATTTGGAAAAGGTACAAAGTTTACTAGCAAAAAGGAAAGTAGAAAAGGAGATTCTTTCTAGTAGTCTCTCAGCCTTATCAAGTTCTCTGGTGAAGTATGATACAGAACAAAACCCTGTAGACCGAACAAAACAAACAGTACAGGTAGAAAAATTGCTGCCGCTTCTAGAGAAGCTGAAGGAATCTATTTTGGATGGGGATGCAGCTAATATAAAGATTCAGTATCAAACACTAATGGATCAATGGAATGCATCGGAAAAAATTGTTCATGATGCTAGTATTGCTTCTTATGGGAATATTGAAAGATACACGGCATTAATCCGAATTTCAATTACCCAAAACCCTGTGGATCTTAAGAAGGCTGAAACGAACGTAGATAAACTAACACAAGAAGTGGAGAACTTTCTAGACGGTAAATTTTCGAAGCAGGTTAAAGGTGATTTTTCTTTAACAGATGTTTCCACACTATTAAAGAAGGCAGAAGAAGAGATCGCCAATAAGGATTATAAGGGTTCTACTCAGGATTTAGATGAAATCCTTAACATATGGCCAATGGTTGAAGGGGAAGTACAAACAAGAGACAGTAAGCTATATAGTGAGATTGAAACAAAAATTCCAACAGCTATCAGTATTCTAAGCTCTGATCGAGTAAATGGTCCAAAGGCATTGGCTATAGTAAAGGATTTAAATACGAAATTAGAGCCATTGATTACTAAAACCAATTATTCATTTTGGGATTCTGCACTTATTTTATTAAGGGAAGGGTTAGAAGGATTATTAATCATTGCAACCTTACTGGCATTTCTAAAGAAAATGGGGCAGTCATCTCAACAAAAATGGATTTGGATAGGAGTGGCTGGTGGAATCTTAGCAAGTGCCTTACTTGCAGTTCTTATCAATATTATTTTTTCCAAGATTACTGCAGCTTCCAGTCGAGAATATATTGAGGGAATAATCGGTATATTGGCTGTGGTTATGATGATATCGGTTGGAGCGTGGCTTCATAAGAAATCAAGTATTGAAAATTGGAATAAGTATGTAAAGCAGCAGATGCAGCAAGCAATTGCAAAAGGAAGCATCTTTTCATTTGCCGTTATCAGTTTTCTTTCGGTATTCCGTGAAGGGGCCGAGACGATTATTTTTTACACTGGAATAACACCGTATATAAGCGTGCAGCAACTTGTTATCGGGATTGTTCTAGCCGTAATCATTTTAGCTATCTTAGGATTTGGGATTATTTATTACAGTGTAAAAATTCCTACTCATGTATTTTTTAAAGTCGCAACCTTTGTAATTTATTTCTTAGCCTTTAAAATGCTCGGAATAAGTATCCACGCTTTACAGGTTTCTAAGGTTTTTTCGACAAGTACAGTTATTAACTTCCCGTTTGTGGATTGGATGGGATTGTACCCAACATGGGAAACTACATTACCACAACTATTATTAGTTGTTGTTATTTTCATTATGACTTGGGTAGTTAGAAAACAGACGATAACAAGCCATGTTTAG
- the liaF gene encoding cell wall-active antibiotics response protein LiaF — protein sequence MFKNTKNNYTEWLVIIGVVVLLLEVLFFNSGLVFSLLFSCGMIYLGRKRTGKKFGKFLFFAGIISFIIHVFSMMTFRFLLLAILIHFIIQYTNSKKNPNKIALDIKESEQALQEETLIKTKPLFENIFFGQQKTPSSVYEWNDINIQSGIGDTIIDLSYTVLPKGETIIFIRNVIGNIQIQIPYEIEVSVHHSSVIGATTVLENHQAQVFNQAFHLKTAGYDQAEQKVKIFTSLLVGNLEVSRI from the coding sequence ATGTTTAAAAATACAAAGAATAATTATACAGAATGGCTTGTTATCATTGGGGTTGTCGTTCTTTTGCTAGAGGTTTTATTTTTTAACAGTGGTCTTGTTTTCTCCCTTTTATTTTCTTGTGGGATGATCTATTTAGGTCGAAAAAGAACTGGAAAAAAATTTGGTAAGTTTCTTTTCTTCGCGGGTATAATTTCATTCATCATCCATGTGTTTAGCATGATGACCTTTAGATTTTTACTGCTTGCTATACTTATACATTTTATAATTCAATATACTAACTCCAAAAAGAATCCAAATAAGATTGCACTAGATATCAAAGAATCAGAGCAGGCTCTGCAAGAAGAGACACTGATTAAGACCAAGCCGCTCTTTGAGAATATATTTTTCGGGCAGCAAAAAACCCCAAGCAGTGTTTATGAATGGAATGACATTAACATCCAATCTGGTATTGGAGATACAATAATCGATTTAAGTTATACAGTTTTACCGAAGGGTGAAACGATTATCTTTATCCGAAATGTTATTGGCAATATCCAAATCCAAATACCTTATGAAATAGAAGTAAGCGTTCATCACTCGTCTGTTATTGGTGCCACAACGGTTCTAGAAAATCACCAGGCTCAGGTTTTTAACCAAGCTTTCCACCTTAAGACAGCAGGCTATGACCAAGCTGAGCAAAAGGTTAAAATCTTTACCTCCTTGTTGGTGGGCAATTTAGAGGTGAGCAGGATATGA
- a CDS encoding response regulator — MIRVVFVDDHEMVRIGVSAFLSAQPDIEVVGEAADGKKGVELALELRPDIILMDLVMKEMDGIEATKQIIEKWPEAKVIIVTSFLDDEKVYPALEAGATSYMLKTSKADEIANAVRATYHGQSVLEPEVTGKMMVKMRQKQKHQPHEELTSREMEILMLMAEGKTNQDIADELYIALKTVKTHVSNILSKLNVQDRTQAVIYAFKHSLIK, encoded by the coding sequence ATGATTAGAGTAGTGTTTGTTGATGATCATGAGATGGTGAGAATTGGAGTCTCCGCATTTTTATCCGCACAGCCAGACATTGAAGTAGTGGGTGAGGCTGCTGATGGAAAAAAGGGCGTGGAATTGGCACTTGAGCTCAGACCTGATATTATTTTAATGGATTTAGTCATGAAGGAAATGGACGGGATCGAGGCAACAAAGCAAATCATCGAAAAATGGCCAGAGGCAAAAGTGATCATCGTCACCAGCTTTTTGGATGATGAAAAGGTTTACCCTGCATTAGAAGCCGGTGCTACCAGTTATATGCTAAAAACGTCAAAAGCAGATGAAATTGCCAATGCAGTTCGCGCTACATATCATGGACAGTCCGTTCTTGAGCCTGAAGTAACAGGAAAAATGATGGTTAAAATGCGCCAGAAACAAAAGCATCAGCCACATGAAGAACTAACCAGCCGCGAAATGGAAATATTAATGTTAATGGCAGAGGGTAAAACGAACCAGGACATTGCTGATGAACTATATATTGCATTGAAAACGGTAAAAACCCATGTCAGTAATATACTCAGTAAACTTAACGTCCAAGACCGAACACAGGCAGTCATATATGCTTTTAAACACTCATTAATAAAATAA
- a CDS encoding DUF1360 domain-containing protein, which translates to MRDISWITYVMLILASYRLTHLIVFDKITEFIRKPFMKKVKVETNHGIETKEVPKGMFGYLLKCYWCAGVWSAILLGGGYLLFPRVTFVIILIFSIAGGQSIIETFVGVNIKKVDYYADLEKKK; encoded by the coding sequence GTGAGAGACATTTCATGGATTACCTATGTCATGTTAATTTTGGCAAGCTACCGGTTAACCCACTTAATTGTTTTTGATAAAATTACTGAGTTTATACGGAAGCCATTTATGAAGAAAGTGAAAGTAGAAACCAATCATGGAATCGAGACAAAGGAAGTACCTAAAGGCATGTTTGGGTATTTGTTGAAATGTTATTGGTGTGCCGGAGTTTGGAGCGCCATATTACTTGGAGGCGGATATTTACTTTTTCCCAGGGTAACGTTTGTAATCATTTTGATATTTTCCATCGCAGGCGGTCAATCCATCATTGAAACCTTTGTTGGAGTAAACATTAAGAAGGTAGATTATTACGCAGACTTAGAAAAGAAAAAATAA
- a CDS encoding RNA polymerase sigma factor, translating to MRNNMTDSFEVMVKEHGKAIFNYIFSLVRQKELSEDLYQEVLVSAYLAFPTIKEPARLRSWLFTIAKNKCKDYWRKENKTKQFWKEEVYSYSATVEAPPLPEEEFLHKDSVRKMAESIKTLPEIYQSAIFLYYFKDLTLLEISTRSNIPISTVKTRMKRGKEHLRPKLQAFAQ from the coding sequence ATGCGGAATAATATGACTGATTCGTTTGAAGTTATGGTCAAAGAACATGGGAAAGCCATTTTTAACTATATATTTTCCTTAGTTAGACAGAAAGAACTTTCAGAGGACTTGTATCAAGAGGTCTTGGTTTCGGCATATTTGGCCTTTCCTACGATTAAGGAACCTGCACGGTTGAGAAGTTGGTTATTTACAATAGCTAAAAATAAATGCAAGGATTATTGGCGAAAAGAAAATAAAACAAAACAGTTTTGGAAGGAAGAGGTGTATTCTTATTCTGCGACAGTAGAAGCTCCTCCTCTTCCAGAAGAAGAGTTCTTACATAAAGATTCAGTTAGAAAAATGGCTGAAAGTATCAAGACGCTACCAGAGATATATCAGTCTGCTATTTTTCTATATTATTTTAAAGACCTTACTTTACTGGAGATATCAACAAGAAGTAATATCCCAATATCTACAGTAAAAACTAGAATGAAAAGGGGAAAAGAGCACCTTAGACCGAAGCTCCAAGCATTTGCACAATAA